A region from the Thermoplasmatales archaeon genome encodes:
- a CDS encoding transketolase, with protein MTAESLRDAYGNTLMDIGKSHKDLVVLDADLSSSTRTSIFGKAFPERFFNMGISEQSMVTTAAGLALSGKKVFASTFAVFLTRTYEQLRQSICYNNLDVKFVVTHAGLTVGEDGATHQIVEDVGIMSGLPNMHVVVPGDSIETTSVIHYLYEKTKTPFYVRLSREKFEVVNDHGYEFRLGKGVTLKDGSDITILTYGAMIGFSLKAKEILKAKGIDARVINMSSIKPIDRELVIKAAKDTGRVVTAEEHSIYNGLGSRVAEILSENYPVPLRRVGMRDNFGKSGKAWELFDYFHMAADDIAKASEECFRVERYENIP; from the coding sequence GTGACAGCAGAGAGCCTGAGGGATGCATATGGAAATACTCTCATGGATATTGGGAAGAGCCATAAAGACCTAGTAGTGCTTGACGCAGACCTTTCGTCCTCAACCAGAACATCGATATTCGGAAAAGCATTTCCGGAAAGATTCTTCAACATGGGGATTTCTGAGCAGTCAATGGTCACTACTGCGGCTGGCCTGGCTTTATCAGGAAAAAAAGTGTTTGCATCCACATTCGCCGTCTTCCTGACGAGAACCTATGAACAGTTGAGGCAATCCATCTGTTATAATAACCTGGACGTTAAGTTTGTCGTTACCCACGCAGGGCTGACCGTTGGGGAAGATGGGGCGACGCATCAGATCGTTGAAGATGTTGGAATTATGTCCGGACTTCCTAATATGCATGTCGTTGTACCAGGTGATTCCATTGAGACTACAAGTGTCATTCATTATCTGTACGAAAAGACCAAGACACCATTTTATGTCAGATTATCCAGGGAAAAATTCGAGGTTGTAAATGACCATGGTTATGAGTTCAGGCTAGGGAAGGGAGTAACCCTGAAAGATGGCAGCGATATTACAATCCTGACTTACGGCGCAATGATCGGCTTTTCTCTAAAAGCAAAAGAAATACTCAAAGCGAAGGGCATTGATGCCCGCGTGATAAATATGTCATCAATCAAGCCCATAGACCGTGAGCTCGTGATAAAGGCTGCGAAGGACACTGGCAGAGTGGTTACTGCAGAAGAGCATTCTATTTACAATGGCCTTGGAAGCAGGGTGGCTGAGATCCTGTCAGAAAACTACCCTGTACCACTTCGGCGCGTTGGGATGAGGGATAATTTTGGCAAATCGGGCAAGGCATGGGAATTATTTGATTACTTTCATATGGCAGCTGATGATATAGCAAAAGCTTCTGAAGAATGCTTCAGGGTGGAGAGATATGAAAATATTCCTTGA
- the tal gene encoding putative transaldolase yields MKIFLDTANVEEIKQAIAYGLLDGVTTNPSLVAKSATKDRGFVDIVKEILKITPGPVSIEVVATDYENMVKQGLKIAALGENAVVKIPMTLDGLRAIKTLSEKGIKVNCTLIFNPIQALLAAKSGAEYVSPFVGRLDDIGEDGMAIIQEIRTIFVNYDIMTKILVASIRNPIHVLRSAILGADVVTLPMDVLQKLPSHPKTDEGLKRFLDDWKKVSPNGEFPL; encoded by the coding sequence ATGAAAATATTCCTTGATACTGCAAACGTTGAAGAGATAAAGCAAGCCATAGCGTACGGCCTTCTTGATGGTGTCACTACCAATCCGTCGCTCGTTGCCAAAAGTGCAACTAAGGATAGAGGATTCGTAGACATAGTCAAGGAGATACTGAAGATCACACCGGGCCCGGTGAGCATCGAGGTGGTTGCTACTGATTATGAGAACATGGTCAAGCAGGGCTTAAAGATAGCTGCGCTTGGTGAGAATGCCGTCGTGAAGATACCGATGACCCTTGATGGGTTAAGAGCGATAAAAACGCTTAGCGAAAAGGGAATAAAGGTAAACTGCACGCTGATATTCAATCCCATCCAGGCTTTGCTTGCCGCAAAGAGTGGAGCCGAATATGTCTCCCCATTTGTGGGCAGGCTGGATGATATAGGTGAGGACGGAATGGCGATAATCCAGGAGATAAGGACGATTTTCGTGAATTATGACATCATGACCAAGATCCTGGTGGCATCGATAAGGAATCCCATACACGTGCTTAGATCGGCGATACTGGGTGCAGATGTTGTGACGCTCCCGATGGATGTCCTTCAAAAACTTCCCTCGCATCCCAAGACAGATGAGGGACTGAAGAGATTTCTCGATGACTGGAAAAAAGTTTCCCCTAACGGGGAATTTCCGCTATAA
- a CDS encoding transketolase encodes MDYRNVDLKKIANRIRHDIIDMVYSANSGHPGGSLSITDILTVLYFKEMNIDPENPDDPERDRLIMSKGHASPGLYATLAERGFFPVSLLAGFRSLSSKLEGHVHRGVPGVETSTGSLGQGLGIGVGMALAGKLDKLDYYTYVILGDGEIEEGNVWESMMAGSKYKLSHLIAILDRNRVQLDGFTDDIMPMGNIKAKAESFGWNVIEINGHNYEEIISSLKEAKSFSDGPTFIIANTVKGKGVSYMENTAKYHGSPPASKDEYDKAIRELDAEMIQ; translated from the coding sequence ATGGATTATAGAAACGTAGATCTCAAAAAAATAGCAAACCGGATACGACATGATATAATTGACATGGTTTATAGTGCTAACAGCGGGCATCCTGGTGGGTCCCTGAGTATTACAGACATATTGACTGTCCTTTATTTCAAGGAGATGAATATAGACCCGGAAAATCCTGATGATCCGGAAAGGGATAGACTGATTATGAGCAAGGGACACGCGTCCCCCGGCCTATATGCCACTCTTGCAGAGAGAGGATTTTTCCCGGTTTCCCTGCTGGCTGGATTCAGGAGCCTCAGCTCAAAACTTGAGGGTCATGTTCATCGCGGTGTTCCAGGTGTCGAAACTTCGACCGGTTCCCTGGGACAGGGTCTTGGAATAGGGGTCGGCATGGCGCTGGCGGGAAAACTTGACAAGCTGGATTATTACACTTACGTAATCCTTGGAGATGGCGAAATCGAAGAGGGAAATGTTTGGGAATCCATGATGGCAGGATCGAAATACAAGCTCAGCCATCTGATCGCTATCCTTGACAGGAACAGGGTTCAACTCGATGGCTTCACCGACGACATAATGCCGATGGGAAACATAAAGGCAAAGGCGGAAAGCTTCGGCTGGAACGTCATTGAGATCAATGGCCACAATTATGAAGAGATTATTTCGTCGCTCAAGGAAGCAAAATCATTTTCTGATGGACCAACATTTATCATCGCCAACACTGTGAAAGGCAAGGGCGTAAGTTATATGGAGAACACTGCAAAGTATCACGGTTCCCCACCGGCATCAAAGGATGAATACGATAAGGCAATAAGGGAACTGGACGCGGAGATGATCCAGTGA
- the ftsZ1_2 gene encoding Cell division protein FtsZ 1, which translates to MDSEINSDDSDVSMTSDDELRQIIEKRSPKIKIFGTGGAGSNTITRLAREKIAGVELIACNTDAQHLLRTKANGKVLLGENLTRGLGSGANPLVGEEASKESEGEIIRRLKGSDLVFITAGMGGGTGTGSAPHIAKIAKSLGAISISIVTLPFRSEGSGRMQNARWGLRKVINYSDTTIIIPNDKLLELVPKLSLQKAFRYADEIIVRAIKGIAELITKPGLINLDFNDLKTVLKNSGMAMIGIGIGNGDPGARVKSAIQNALDFPFIKADLSTASGVIINITGGRDLQIQEASIASEMIKAVSNKSTKIILGINIDPSLESKVQVMLVVTGVSSDVISVLLGGNGKEGDSGIDIVR; encoded by the coding sequence ATGGATTCTGAAATCAACTCAGATGATTCTGACGTTTCCATGACATCGGACGATGAACTCAGGCAAATCATAGAAAAAAGGAGCCCAAAAATAAAGATATTCGGAACAGGCGGCGCAGGATCAAACACAATTACAAGGTTGGCCCGGGAAAAAATAGCCGGTGTTGAACTGATTGCGTGTAACACGGATGCCCAGCATTTACTTCGAACCAAGGCAAATGGAAAGGTATTACTTGGAGAGAACCTGACACGTGGTCTGGGAAGCGGCGCGAATCCCCTGGTGGGGGAGGAGGCTTCAAAGGAATCTGAAGGCGAAATCATCCGCAGACTGAAGGGTTCAGATCTAGTTTTCATTACTGCAGGAATGGGTGGTGGAACGGGAACAGGCTCCGCGCCCCACATCGCAAAAATCGCAAAAAGCCTGGGAGCAATCTCAATTTCCATAGTCACTCTTCCCTTCAGGTCTGAAGGTAGTGGAAGGATGCAGAATGCAAGATGGGGGCTCAGGAAGGTCATTAACTATTCAGACACTACAATCATAATACCAAATGATAAACTACTTGAGCTGGTGCCGAAACTCTCGCTCCAGAAGGCGTTCAGGTATGCTGACGAGATCATTGTCCGTGCCATTAAGGGAATTGCCGAACTGATAACAAAGCCAGGCCTCATAAATCTGGATTTCAACGATCTTAAGACAGTCCTTAAGAATTCAGGAATGGCAATGATTGGTATTGGTATAGGCAACGGTGACCCGGGAGCAAGAGTAAAAAGTGCAATACAGAACGCCCTTGATTTTCCTTTCATTAAAGCTGACCTTTCTACAGCATCCGGCGTTATTATAAACATCACAGGAGGAAGGGACCTTCAAATCCAGGAGGCAAGCATAGCTTCCGAGATGATAAAGGCTGTATCCAACAAGTCAACAAAGATCATTCTTGGGATAAACATAGATCCCTCACTTGAGTCAAAGGTACAGGTAATGCTTGTCGTAACAGGTGTATCATCTGATGTGATCAGTGTACTGCTAGGCGGAAATGGAAAAGAAGGGGACAGTGGGATAGATATCGTCAGGTAG